In Desulfobacterales bacterium, the sequence ATCACGTTCAACCGGTGAATACAGCTGATTGTAGGGGCTGTTCGTTTCCCATCCCCCCATGTCCTGTTTTTCCTGAGCCGCGCAAATCCGGGGGATTGCCGTCATGGCGGCAGTCAGCACCAGAAGGGCGCACAGAGCTGCTTTTAAATGGGTATTCATCCTGTCCTCCTTTTTCGGGTTACAGGGCATGGCCCTGCAGAGCGCGGCTGCCAGGTTTTCGCATGGATATCGCCCGGGCGCAAAGGCCGCAGAGGGAAAAGGGGATGCCTATTTTTTTCTCACATATCTGGGCGCCTCAGTTAAATCATCCATCCACCAGAGGGCTTTTTCCAGAAGGGCGTCGTTAATATCGCCATAGTCGGTCAGGCTTTTGAAGCTGGTGTCAAAAAGGTGGTCCGGATCAGCATCGATCCAGCAACCGGGAAAAATTTCGATTTCATATTCTGTTTTATCGCTCATGCGGTCATCTCCTGAAAAAGAACGTCAAATAATCCTGACGCCATGCATGATGAAAATCACTGACGGTTATGGTTTCTGTGCCAATAATCCAAACTCAAATCCTGAAAAGGTCCCGGTGTGCCGTTCAAAATCAATGTATAAGAAAAATATCATATATTCCAGTCTGATGCCAATTGTTTTATCTGCCGGAGTCTGCTCCGGCAGAGGCCGGCCGGCAGAGCATGTCTGACATCTTTTGTAACAATTCTATCATATTATACGGTTTTTGAATAAAATCGCTTGGACCGGATTCCAGCAGTCGACGGGTTTGCTGGTCGATGGATGATCCGCTTGAAAGCAGTATTCCGACATTCGGATTTATATTCCTGAGCTGCCGGATCACTTCTTGGCAGCTCAAGCCGGGCATGATCATATCCAGTATCACCAGATCGATCTTTTCCGGGTTTCTCCGGTAAATGGCGATGGCTTCGTCACCGTTGCCGGCGGTAATGACCGTGCGGCCGGATCTTTCGATCATGAGTTTTGTGGTATCCAGAATAAGCTTTTCATCATCAATGAGCAAAATAGATCCGTTTTTTTGAATCTGAGGGGGGGCAGGCTTGTGCTGTTTCGTACAGGAATTGTCGGATGCCGGCATAAAGATATGAAACGTACTGCCTTTCCCCTGAACCGAATCGACGGTGATAAATCCGCCGTGGTTTTTGATGATGCCGTATGTAGAGGCCAGCCCCAGTCCGGACCCCCCTCCGATCTGCTTGGTGGTAAAGAACGGCTCGAAGATCCGGCACCTGACATCTTCCGCCATGCCTATGCCGGTGTCCTGTATGTCGCATTGAACATACCGGCCGGGGGACACATCGAATGCCTCGACGTCCCGGCTGGTAAGGTCGATATTTTTTGTTTTGATGGTAACAGATCCTCCGTTGGGCATGGCTTGCCACGCATTGATATAAATATTGAGAAGGACCTGTTCAAATTGGCTCTGATCGGCTTCAATCATCCGGATATCCGGCTCCGGATTTACATGGATTTTTATTTCCTTGCGGGTTCTGCCGAACATGTCGATGGTGTTTTGTATGATCAGGTTGATATTGAGCAGCCGGATATCATACTTGCCGCCCCTGGCAAAGCCCAGCAGTCGTTTGGTTAGATTGGCGGCCATCTCGATGCAGTGATTGATTTTTTTTATTTTTTCGTGGAACGGATGCGTCGAATCCATGTCCATTTGAATCAGGGAGATGTTTCCCTGAATGGCCATGAGAAGGTTATTGTAGTCGTGCGCTACCCCCCCGGCCAGCGTTCCGATGGCCTTGAGCCGTTGTGCCAGTTCCAGCTCCTGTTCCAGTTTCAGCCGGTGCTGTTCGGCCTTCAGGCGTTCGGAAATATCGCGGGTGACGATCCGTATTCCCATAAGCCGGTTGCCGCAGTCCGTCAGCGGGCTCATCGACAGATCGAGAATCAGAGCCGTCTGGTCGGAACGCCGGACTTTATAATTTGGCAGATAACGGCTTTCCGGTGATTTTAAAATGTCAGAGAGCGCTTGATGCATGTCATCCCGGCTTTCCGGATCGGTCACATCGCAGATTCGCATCTGCCCGAGTTGTTCCGGGGAATACCCGAGAAGGTTGCACAGGGGATTGCTGAAAAACGTCATCTGACCGTTCAGATCGATTTCGATGTAGCCTTCCTCGATATTTTCCAGGATGGCGGCGTATTTTTCACGGCTTTTTATCAGTTCTATTTCGGTCGCTTCTTTTTCCCTGATTTTCAGCCTCAGTTTTCGATTGGTCTCAGCGAGCTCAACTGTTCTTTGGGTGACGCGTTTTTCGAGGCGGGTGTTGGTTTTCTGAAGGGCTTTTTCCCGCTGGTGCAGCGTTTTGACCATGGAATTGAACGCAGCTGCCAGAAGTCCGATTTCATCGCGGGTTTCAACGACCACCGGGACCGGCTGAATGCCCTGTTTGAGGCCCAGCGCCGCTTGGGTCAGGCGATGCAGCGGTGATGTTATCCGCTTTGAAATCACAAACGTTATTACCGAGCCGAAAAGCCAGAATGTCGAACAGATACCGGTAATGGTGAGCATCAGTAAATTTATTTTTTTTTTCAGAGAGGTCTTGTCCAGGGTGACGCTGGCAAAACCGATGATGGACGTTGCGCAAATTTTTTGAGTCGCTTGCCGGGCATAGACATGGTCGCTAAAAATGTCGGAGGGGGCGGAGTAGACCGGGGCCCAGAATTGTGCGTTTTGATCGGATTCAATGCATGCGGTATATGTGCCGGATGTCAGCCGGTCGACAATGCCGGGGGAAACCATCAGCCCCGGGCCGGTTGATCCGGATGCGGGGATTCCGTCCTGGTCATCGCAGATCAGCTGGTTTCCTTCCCGGTTGTATATCGCGCATCTGATCACGTCCGGGTGCGTGAGTGTTCCCTGGACCGGCCCGTTCAGCAGCGCCTTGTTTTCGGAAAACACCCCCATTTTTGAGTTTTTCGCCAGAATCTCGGAAAGCAGGCGGCCGTTATCAAACAGACTGGCCTCCAGGATTCTGGTTTCGTAACGGATGAAGAAAAGTGAAAATGCCACGGACATCATCAGAATGAAAAACGTGAAAACAGCAGATATCCTGGATGAAAATGAGACTGACAAGCATTTCATGTGGTAGCGGTTCCTGTCTGCAAATGCGGAGACCGGTATCGGTGGCCGGTCACAATCCCCGTGAACGAACCGAACAGGGGGTTAAAACGTAAAAGGGCTCGAAATGACGGACGAATTATTTTCATTATCGGCTATTGCCGTATGTTTCATTACCGGATCGATGGTGACACACAGTTTTTTCGCACTGACCGGATTGATGGATACGATGGCCTTCCGGGGCCTGACGATTTTTTCGACCGGTGCGCCCCGATTGACCGACAGAATTTTTTCGGCGATCTGCCAGGCCTGACGGCCCATATCGAAGGCCTCCGTGCTGATCGATATGACGGCACCAATGTCAATATGTTTTCGGGAAAACGATATCAGTGGTATCCGGTTTTCCACCGAATACTCCATCAGATATTCTATGATCTCCGGAGGCATGATCGTCATGTCCGGAAGCATCCAGAACGCATCGATGCCGGAAGCCATTTTTAATAACGCCTCTGGCATCCGCTTTGCATCAGAGACCGATTGGGTTATCAGGCGGATATGGGTTCTGGCTGCGGCGCTGGCGGCCTGCCTTATAAAACCAGGCGGATAAGCCGGACTGTGAATCACTCCGATATTTTTGATATCCGGCAGGGTCATGGAAAGCAGCTCGACCTGTCTTTGTGCGTCCACCTGCATGCTGATGCCGCAGATGTTTTTCCGGTGACTGCCGGCGGAAGGTTCGGGAGCCATCAGATATACCACGGGGATATCTGTAATTTCCATGGCCCGGCGCAGGGCATTCTGGCCGATCGCTAATATGAAGCCGGGCCTTATTCCGCGGATTTTTCCGATGATGTCAACGTCCTCGGATTCGGACAGGATAAAACGCCTGATATCAGCGGTACAGCGGGATTTAAACCCCTCGAGCGCCTCATCATATGGTTTGACCCTCATACTCTGCAGGCAGACGACCGAAGGGTCGTTCGCAGGAGCCGGAGAGGGATACAGAGCAAGGAAAACAAGGCAAATGAGGACCGGTATGAATAGTAAAGGGCGTTTGTTCGCGTACAAAATTATATCCCTTTTGGTTAGATAAATCATATAAAAGCTATACCCTTACTTTGACTAAAATTTTCTGTCAAGGTAGAAGCGTTTAATAGCTCAAAAAAGTCATTTTTTTGACAAGATGTGTCAAAAAGTTTTGTTCTTACTTTTTTTACAAAAAGTTTAAATTGTTCGACTGGAGAAGGATTGATGAATCTGAAAGCGGTTCTGAGAAAAGGTCGTTCGGTGGCGGTAGCGGCGGTGACGGTGTGGGGACTGTGTCAGATGGCTGATTTTGCGGCAGCGGAAGACGAATTGGCGTATCTTAAACTGTTCTACGATCCGGACGAGCTGGTAGCTACCGCCACGCGCTACCCGAGGCCCGTGTCCGAGGTGGCCGAAAATATGGAAATTGTAACGGCAGATGAGATCGAAAAGATGAACGCCCACACGGTGGCTGAGGTCATAAACACGGTGACCGGGCTTTATGTGCAGTTTTGCGGCAGGGGATTCGGCAGCCTGTCGCAGTTTTACGTCCAGGGCTCGGACAGTACGCATGTCCGGGTGATGATCGACGGGGTGACCTTAAACAGCCGCTCCAGCGGCATTGCCGAGACCAATTTTATTCCCGTGGCCATTATCGACCGGATTGAAATCGTCAAAGGCCCGGCCTCATCGGTCTGGGGCTCATCCCTGGGAGGGGTCATCAACCTCATCACCAAAAGGCCGGCCCCTTCCGGGGAGACTGAGGGGGCTTTCAGCGCCTCTTACGGCGAACGTCACACGCTGGATTACCGGGCGCAGATGTCCGGCAAAATCGGCGGGGTGGGCATTTACGGGTTTGCGGGTCACCAGGCGTCTGACGGGCTGAAAAATAACCGGTGGTTTGAGAGCACGCCGCTTTATTCCAAACTGACCCTGGCCCTATCCCCGGACTGGACGGCGGGGCTGAGCGCCGCCTACAGCGCACCGGAGCAGAATCAGGGGGATTTTCCATCGTACGGGCTCAGTGTCCCCACGGATTTTCGCCATTTTTTCATAACCGCATTTGCCGACGGTCAGTTGCTGCCGAATGTGAAGCTCGCCCTGTCGGGGAATCAGTATCAGTACAAACAGAGCATGTATTACAATTTGCTTTCGACCGATCAGACGGTGATTGATGATTCGTATGATGAAAATAGCGAATCCGTAAGCGCCATATTAACTTGGGAGGCGGCCGTCAATTGCCTGATGCTGGGGGCGGAGTTTGAATCCGCGCAGCTGGATCAGGCGGAAACCCGGTTTTCGTTGACCCGGAGCACCTCGCCCGAGGTGGAGGAATGGACACTTTTTGTCAATGACACGCTCGATCTGGGGCGGGTGACGTTGAATCTCGGCCTCCGGTACGACCATGACAGTCTGACCGGGGACTTTGTCAGCCCGAGCCTGGGGGCCGCGGTTGCCCTGAATGAGGACTCGGTGCTGCGGCTGACGGCCTCACGGGGATACAACCGCCCGAATTTGTCATGGGTGTCCGGCGGCGGGTGGTTTTTTGACCCGAATCCGGATCTTGAACGGGAAACGGTCGGGTCCTGCCAGGCCGGGCTCGAGACAAGGGCCATTGACTACCTGAGAATAAAGGCAATCGCATTTTATCATGCACTGGACGATGAAATACAATATGTTTCTCCGAGCGGCTCCTCCCATGGTTACTGGATCAATTCGGGCGATGTCTGGCGGCAGGGCGTCGAGCTGGAGGCCGGAACTGCCCCGGTGCATCATGTGTCGGTGAGTGCCGGCGGCGTGTACACCCGCATCAAATCCGAAAATGAGTCGCGCGCGCTGGACCGCTACGTGTTCAACACGGGAATTTATTACGATGACAAGACTTCGATGAACGCCGGGTTGACCGGACACTTTATCTACTGGGACGAGCAAGATTCCGCGTTTGACTTTATCTGTGATTTTAATCTGGCCAGGAAAGTTTTTGTCCGAGACCGGATGACTCCGGAAGTTTTTTTCAGCGCTCATAACCTGTTTAACGGAAGTCAGTTTAGAAGTGACATGTATGATGATCCCCGCCGGTGGATCGAGGCCGGAATCCGGGTCCGGTTTTAGAAAGCGCCTGCTCCCGGGGGCGGTTTGCGAGGCAGGCCGTCAGAACGCAGGTAACAGGTTGATTCTTTAACATGAAAGGAGTGCGGCATGAAAATGGATAGACATGAAATCGAGGTGCTGGATGAGGGAAAAGCCATGGAGGACGTATCCACAGAAGATTGCGGCAAGGGTGCGGTAGCTTCCTTAGTGACTGAACCCACGAAAGAGTAACAGTCTATCAGGGGAGGGGAGGTAATAGATGATGCTCTCTGGTTATCTTAAACAATTTTCCTGCAGCGAAGACCCGGACCGGGTGCTGGTCTATTCGACCCGGAGGGCCTCGTTGCTGCGCGTCAGCCGGAGAGTTCTGGATGCTGCCAAAGCCGGCACGCTTTCAGATAAGGATAAACATCTGCTGGCCGCATACGATATTCATCGTCGATGATGCCGCCGCTGAAAAAGAGGCCATGGCCGGCTGCATCGACCGCATCAATGCGAAAAATCCCCGCCTGAAGATCACCGTGGTGCTCAACCTGGACTGCAACTTTGCCTGCCCCTACTGCTACGAGGGGGAAAACAAAGGAAAATTTTACATGTCCGATCAGACCGAGGCCGCCCTCATCTGCTTTATCGAAAAGAGGCTTGCGCCGGAAAAAACCGCGCTGACCGTGGATTTTTACGGGGGAGAGCCCCTGCTGAGCATACCGCGCATCTGCTCGATCTCCGGAAAGCTTGGCGCGCTTGCCGGGGGCCGGGGCGTAACCGGCGGAAATTCATAACACAACGCGGCCGTTTAAAAACAGAAAGGGCAGCTTTGACATCATTATCGATAACATACTTCACACCTGTGATCGGGTGGAAATCGGCATCGGCGGAAATTTCAACCGGGAAAATTACCGCCGGTTTATTGATCTGTTTGACGGCCTTCTCTATCGCGGTATCGGGCCGGAAAAAATCTGCCGGATCAAGTTCGACCCGGTCATGGCACCTCCAAAAAAAAACAAGCGCAAACTGTTTGCGGCTTGCCGAGTTTTTGCGTTTTTTTGTCTCTGCGGTGATAACCGTGGCGGTACCGGTCGATATGAAATGCCGCGGTTTTCGATTACGGCAGCTCAACCGCCTGGTATTTCATATCCAGTGTTTCCATCATCCGGATTCTTTCGGGCGTCATCCGGATCACGATATAGTCGGGTGAGGCCGGATCCGGGATGTATTTTTTTAAAAGGGGAACCGCCTCGTAGAGCCGGAGCTTGTCGGCGATGGTCGTGCTGAGGGCGCAGGGGCCTGATATCCTCACATGTCGTCCCTCAGTGCTTGCAAAACAGTACTCGGCTTGCGGGACTTTTTTCAGGTGGGCGATCTTTTCCGAGGCGCTGGAGGTGGCGCACCACAGCTCGGTTTCCATCCATGCCCATCCGCCTATGGGACGGGCCCCGACGGTTTCGCCGTCCGTGGTAGCCAGTATTCCCCAACCGGTTTTTCTCATCAACGCTTTTACATCTTCCAGGTTCATGAATGACCTCCTTTTGAGCCGTGAGCCGTGAGTCCTCTGTTCTCTGACTTCTGATCTCATCCTTGAATCCGAAGGGCGGACACGGGGGTCCGCCCCATGCGAAGGCTGAAGCCTATACGAGCCGCTATCAGCTTTTCCCTCTTAACTCAACCCAAAGTAATCAATTTTCCGACCTTCGACCTCCGACTTCCGACCTCTGCCTACGCCTCGCCAAACGATCGGGTGAACAGATCTCTGATGGCATCTATGCCCTCGTCGGTCAGGTTGCGGGTGCCGGTTCCGGCAAAGGTGCTGCTGGAAATCACCGGGGTATCTTTCACCCACTGGTTATCTTCCCATGAAAACCAGCTTTTTCGGTCCTGGTCATAGACACTGACGGACCGGTTGAACAGCTTGGCCAGTTCTACGCCCCAGCCGGTGCCGCCCTTTACGGTGCCATCCGGCTGAATCCATCCGATGGCAAACACCTGGTAGCCGTTGTTGACCATGTGAAAGATCGACTGGATGACCTTCCGGATTTTATCGGCTTTCGAATAAGTACGGCCCATGCGTTTTGAAACGATTTCCATGCTGATATCGCCTTTTTTCAGCTCATCCTGTGTCAGCATCCGGATGCCGATGTCTCGCTCCACCAAGTGGCCTTCGAATGAAAAATTGACTTCACGTGTTCCCCAGTGTGCGGCCTGTTTTCCGAACTCGGATTCTGCTCCTTTGTGCCCGCCGCTGTACAGTGTAAATGTTGAAAGATCGCTCATCGGTGTATCTCCTTTTTGTTTTTTTGTGTGGGATATTTACCTGAATTCAGAAGTCCTGAGTTCCCGTGTTTTGTAAAGCAACACAATATGATCGTTTTCAGGAGGTGCATTTGTTTAAAGCCTTCTCAGCGCCTGTCGATCCGGAAGCAAAATGATTTTTACGCCAAGGCGCAAAAAAAAGTTTAGAATTCTTTAAATTTTTGCGGCTTTGTGCGAGATAGATTTGATTGCGGTGTTGCTTTTCAAAATATGATATTTTTTGGTAAACACTTTTTATATCAATATGTTATAATCACTATGTCAGGGGTTCTGAACTTAGGAATTGTCCTGTTAGACGGTTTTTTAAAAAAAATCACCCCGCCGTTTATCGGCAGGGTGAAATAATATAATAAGTCGGTT encodes:
- a CDS encoding 4Fe-4S cluster-binding domain-containing protein; this encodes MLPKPARFQIRINICWPHTIFIVDDAAAEKEAMAGCIDRINAKNPRLKITVVLNLDCNFACPYCYEGENKGKFYMSDQTEAALICFIEKRLAPEKTALTVDFYGGEPLLSIPRICSISGKLGALAGGRGVTGGNS
- a CDS encoding ABC transporter substrate binding protein; the protein is MRVKPYDEALEGFKSRCTADIRRFILSESEDVDIIGKIRGIRPGFILAIGQNALRRAMEITDIPVVYLMAPEPSAGSHRKNICGISMQVDAQRQVELLSMTLPDIKNIGVIHSPAYPPGFIRQAASAAARTHIRLITQSVSDAKRMPEALLKMASGIDAFWMLPDMTIMPPEIIEYLMEYSVENRIPLISFSRKHIDIGAVISISTEAFDMGRQAWQIAEKILSVNRGAPVEKIVRPRKAIVSINPVSAKKLCVTIDPVMKHTAIADNENNSSVISSPFTF
- a CDS encoding pyridoxamine 5'-phosphate oxidase family protein; its protein translation is MNLEDVKALMRKTGWGILATTDGETVGARPIGGWAWMETELWCATSSASEKIAHLKKVPQAEYCFASTEGRHVRISGPCALSTTIADKLRLYEAVPLLKKYIPDPASPDYIVIRMTPERIRMMETLDMKYQAVELP
- a CDS encoding TonB-dependent receptor, which gives rise to MNLKAVLRKGRSVAVAAVTVWGLCQMADFAAAEDELAYLKLFYDPDELVATATRYPRPVSEVAENMEIVTADEIEKMNAHTVAEVINTVTGLYVQFCGRGFGSLSQFYVQGSDSTHVRVMIDGVTLNSRSSGIAETNFIPVAIIDRIEIVKGPASSVWGSSLGGVINLITKRPAPSGETEGAFSASYGERHTLDYRAQMSGKIGGVGIYGFAGHQASDGLKNNRWFESTPLYSKLTLALSPDWTAGLSAAYSAPEQNQGDFPSYGLSVPTDFRHFFITAFADGQLLPNVKLALSGNQYQYKQSMYYNLLSTDQTVIDDSYDENSESVSAILTWEAAVNCLMLGAEFESAQLDQAETRFSLTRSTSPEVEEWTLFVNDTLDLGRVTLNLGLRYDHDSLTGDFVSPSLGAAVALNEDSVLRLTASRGYNRPNLSWVSGGGWFFDPNPDLERETVGSCQAGLETRAIDYLRIKAIAFYHALDDEIQYVSPSGSSHGYWINSGDVWRQGVELEAGTAPVHHVSVSAGGVYTRIKSENESRALDRYVFNTGIYYDDKTSMNAGLTGHFIYWDEQDSAFDFICDFNLARKVFVRDRMTPEVFFSAHNLFNGSQFRSDMYDDPRRWIEAGIRVRF
- a CDS encoding response regulator; protein product: MKCLSVSFSSRISAVFTFFILMMSVAFSLFFIRYETRILEASLFDNGRLLSEILAKNSKMGVFSENKALLNGPVQGTLTHPDVIRCAIYNREGNQLICDDQDGIPASGSTGPGLMVSPGIVDRLTSGTYTACIESDQNAQFWAPVYSAPSDIFSDHVYARQATQKICATSIIGFASVTLDKTSLKKKINLLMLTITGICSTFWLFGSVITFVISKRITSPLHRLTQAALGLKQGIQPVPVVVETRDEIGLLAAAFNSMVKTLHQREKALQKTNTRLEKRVTQRTVELAETNRKLRLKIREKEATEIELIKSREKYAAILENIEEGYIEIDLNGQMTFFSNPLCNLLGYSPEQLGQMRICDVTDPESRDDMHQALSDILKSPESRYLPNYKVRRSDQTALILDLSMSPLTDCGNRLMGIRIVTRDISERLKAEQHRLKLEQELELAQRLKAIGTLAGGVAHDYNNLLMAIQGNISLIQMDMDSTHPFHEKIKKINHCIEMAANLTKRLLGFARGGKYDIRLLNINLIIQNTIDMFGRTRKEIKIHVNPEPDIRMIEADQSQFEQVLLNIYINAWQAMPNGGSVTIKTKNIDLTSRDVEAFDVSPGRYVQCDIQDTGIGMAEDVRCRIFEPFFTTKQIGGGSGLGLASTYGIIKNHGGFITVDSVQGKGSTFHIFMPASDNSCTKQHKPAPPQIQKNGSILLIDDEKLILDTTKLMIERSGRTVITAGNGDEAIAIYRRNPEKIDLVILDMIMPGLSCQEVIRQLRNINPNVGILLSSGSSIDQQTRRLLESGPSDFIQKPYNMIELLQKMSDMLCRPASAGADSGR